GTGAAGACAAAGCTCAAGTGGTTTCTTCGCGCCGACGAGTGAATCATTCGCATCTCGGAGTTATTACTCACCACCGTCTGCGTTGCGCTCTTTCCGAAAGTCGTGTCTATGCGCATGATGAACTCATCCACGTGGTCCAACCGCTGAAGCGGACTCACGAACCACACGATCTCCTGGAACACATTCAGTTGGGCGAATGGAGACAGCAGATTGAGCAAGTAATGCATGTTCCAACCATGACTGGGATGACAGGTGGTCAACAGCAGAAGGCAAATCCGAAAGGATGAACGCATGTCTTCCACTGAGAAGCTCCGTGAGTTAATTGAAACGCTTAACTATTTGTACGCCAGGTTAATTATTTTGCCCCGATTTATTTGGTATTAATTGCTCCCATGGGAGAACTTAAACATTACCTCCCTCAACTCCTATTTGAATAACCGCTACTGAAGCTCAAGGTAATGTTattaaaatcgcatttaaGCTTTATGATAACTAAGCCCTTGATAATAGATTACATTATAGTGTACTTATTTtgatatcaaaaaaaaaaaaaaaaattttgctttGTATAAACAACTTTCCTTAGTTTAGTAATCGCAGCACTCGAATCGGTCATACTGCGAACGCCTCTCCTTACGACGATGCACGTAAAGCTCCTTGATAAtagattaatttaaatttacttattttgatatcaaaaaaaaaaaaaaaacacttttgcTTTGCATAAACAACTTTCCTTAGTTTAGTAATCGCAACACTCGAATCGGTCATACTGCGAAAGTCTCTCCTTTCGACGATGAACGTAAAGCTCCAAGCAGAAAACCAGCGAGCTAATGGGTATTCCCGCGGTCATGACAATCCAGGCCGTGGTGAAGAACTCCAGGTTCAGCGATTCGACGGGATATGTGTCCAGGAAAACTCTCGCATAGCCAGCCTGCTTGGCATAGCGAAAGGCAAGCTCTTCCCAGTAATTCCACAAGCCCGCCTGAAAAACGTTGAGAATTAAGTTGTTCAGGGAATCGGCAAAGCTGGCATTGGAGGCCATGGGCAGGGCGTTGAAGAGGCCACCGAAGCACACCTTGGACAGGTGGAAGTACGGCTGGATGAGCACCCGCTGCTGCCGATTGAAGAACAGCCAGGCATCCTGGGTGACCACATAGGCGTAGGAACGCGATGGACTCGCCAGCAGGGCCTGGTACTCCGGTCAGCTGCGCGCATCGAACTGCGGATCCAACGAGGTGGTATTCACCACCGGCAGCCAGCGCAGCTCTTCCAGCAGCGAATCGTGGATAACGATCCGCAGTCTCGAGTGGATCAGATCCGACCAGGTGTCGATGGGCCGCAGGAACACGGGCTTCATGTCGAACGCGGTCATGTGGCTGAGGTGGTAGTTGGTCAGGATGAAACCCAGGACGTAGAGCAGCGTGTAGAAGGTAATGACGCGCAGCGAGGCGTGCTTCAGCTTTACGGACATGTTCATGTTGGGACTGAACATCAGCAGAGCCATGGCGTGGAGCACGTTCCTGGTATAGGATCGGGTGGCCTTCCCCGGCTCCCGCCAGTGCACATACCTCAGCAGGAGGGCCACGTAGAAGGTGCCGAGGAACAGGCAGGACCAGATGTACCTGCCCAGCGGCCACACCAAGTACATCCACTTGGGCAGCTCGGGCGCAAGGGGCACCATCACGCAGTTCGTCATCAGCTCCAGCGGATAACTGTGCTTGGTGGCGTCAGTGGTGAGGTCAGTGCTCGTCTCTGGCCGAATGATCACGCCGTGGAGCGAGAGGTTGTACTTGCCGTGGACAATGTCCTGCTCCACCACCGATTTCTTGGGCAAACTCTCGAGAGTGTCGAGAAGCAGCTTGTAGTGGTACACCTGGGCGAAGTGCTTCACTATCTCCATGTAGGGTCCACAGAATTTGGGCTCCACGAACTGCGATTCGTTGAAGATAAAGGCGTGCGGGATGTCAAAACTATATGGCGAGCGGATCACTCCACCGGCCAGGTCCGTGTCGAGCAGCATTTTGGGGCCGACTACTGATTGGCGTGTGGCCAGGACCACATTTTATATGGCCGCCACATTATTGATGCCACACGCAAAAAAATGGCATTGGCAGACCTAGTGGCACCCATGTGAATGCTTATAGTATACGAAATCCGGTTTGTTTTAGTGCAAAGTTCAAAGATCTCAGATGTTTAATGACACGTTTTTGTGTCCTGCCGATTATCGTTGAGATTGCAAAGCCCCCCCCTCCCAACCAACACATACGTGAGAAGGACACCCTAGAGCAAGTTATATGCcacttatgaaaaaaaaatatttttgcgaATGCGAACTGGACTTTGTTACGGATTCCCAACGGACCAACCCACATCACAACCTTTGTGTAGTTATTGGAGCGCAAGTACTTTCACCACTCACAAAAAGCGTCCAGTTTTTTCTATATTCAAAAAACAGGCCACGAATAttacgaaaaaaatatttgtataaggACTTGGCGAGTGTGGGAATGTGTATTTGAATTGGCAGCTTTCgtgtaaatacttttcaattttttagggTTTCGATGGCACAAAACGACGACGATGTCCACAacagagaactgcagcaagccaccggcaccCTAAGTGCACCCGGTAAACACCGGGTATTtcagcacccgggtgtttgtagacactctattttcagcaaagacaaacacccgggtgttttgccACCCGGGTGTCTTTTGCTACTTGCACAAAAACAACCGGGTGTCTGCTGTGCAACAAAGTTTAGGGTGAGTGACGCGCAAGCAACGATCGGCCGCAGGTACTTTCTGTATGCATACAATTTGTATGGGTGGAAGCGAGACGGTCTCAAAAATGAAGGGTGAAAGGGAACACCAAGAAAAGGTCGGGCACATGTTTTGCGTTTTGATCTACCTAATGtctcaacaaaaacaatcttatatattattaaataatatttatacattattaaaactattctatttctattgttttttcgcttgtttttttattatacaattttatttattataaaattttattattattattttaaaattatacatttataaagttaaatatgggaagccgatattaaaaatgttaacaaaacatataatataatatataaaaaagaaaagtctatttcgtgttgtttaaatttctgtaaaaagaatgcaaaaataggAGATTTTGggtataatatatttcgtttttcaggaATTATGCTACCACAGGCACTCGAGTGTCtaccagacacccgggtgtttggcgagacacccgggtgtttccgagaaataaatgagtgtttttgccactcatccctttttgggcacttgcctttttctgcATGTTTGCCTTCTCTACCCTTCGTTATGAGTGGCGAGTGTGATCGGTACCCGCTACCTAGAGTGCCGCATTGATTCGGGTGCGCGCACACCAGGGTGCCTGCAGACAAACGAATATTTTGAGCGGGTGTTTGCAAGTACCCGCCGTGACCGGCGTGAGTGGCACCCGATAcccaaatttgttgagtgtgattaAGGTGGCAAAAAAGGCTACCCATGCAGTTCTCTGGTCCAcaaactcaaacacacacacacacacacacctgtgTTTGCAAGTGGGCCaggataaaaacaaaactgccaTTGAAATAATTCTGCACTTGAGGGTAATTACATTATCGTTAAATTCCAAATATAATGAAACTGGATTGTACAAGTTCAAATTGGCGAGCTTTGGTTCCCGGCAATCGAAACCTGTTCACGGGTTCGTGAATGCGAAAGTTCGAGTATATTCATATATGCATCTATATACGATACGAGTAGGTTTCCAGCGAAATGTCtgacttttatatttattaattgaagCGCAAGGGTGCCACAAAGTATTAATCCCCGGCTATTGGTGAATACATGCATctgcacttttatttatgtCGAAATTAATGAATGCTAGTGGCTATGGTATTCAGGTTTTAACTTCTGTAACCCTTTCCTGTTTGCACACAAAAAAGTGTCGACATAAAATGGCATATTTACTCAGttacatattaattttattatctgCAATCTGTTTCACCTTCCGCTTTATTGATcgtaatatataatattgcACTGCCTGATAAGAGTAATATGTTCTTATCACTATGGTGAACGTTGTTAGATAAGAAACTTCGAGAAACGAAACatcaataaattgaattaatctTAGGTAAAATccaatcaaaataaaagctGAAAATCTGATTTTGGTAAAagtaaataactaaatatttttgaatatctAGAGCAATACAAGTTTGTGAATTTCTTCGTAACATTCTAAATTTATTCATATGTATGTGGTTTATTTTGGGAACTTTTACCCACCACCCGTATCTTCGGCCCTGCGAACAGAGCAATACGATGCGAATAGCAAAGCGAATTGAATCGAAACGCTAAGCCCAGCagcaccacgcccactttcTGCCCCCCAGCAAGCGCACTTGTGCTGGCTTGGcaaattccaattaatttATGAGCCAAAATCTTGTTTATCGGCTGACGGTTTGTCGGTTTTGTGGCTTTGTCTGTCTTGCTCGAGTGCTTTGGACTTTCACTGCtgcggttgttgctgctctggGTATTGCTGCGATTAGAGGCGGTATTGGTACTACTCGTAGTTGCTCCACAAACGAGTTGTTTTGGAGCAAAGAAATGCACGCAAATTGCCGCCAGTCCCAGCTTTAGTCTTAgctacacatacacatacacactaacAAATATGTGCGCTGCTTATGAACGCGATTATCGCTCGGAGATTCAAGTGCCTTCGTAGCCGTGATCGTCTAGTGGTTAGGACCCCACGTTGTGGCCGTGGTAACCCAGGTTCGAATCCTGGTCACGGCAATGCTGAGATACGCATTGTCACGGAGAAGGATCTGCTTTTTTTTGCTCACTATTTTGTTTGCAGTGcagataatttaattttatatttgggCACTATACTATGTGGATCTTATAGTTGTGTTCGATATGAAACAGTAGATATATAGGGAAGGATAGGTGTGATCCTCATTCTGTAAGAATTGGGAATTCTACCATTaaactaaaaaactaaactaaccAAAAGGTAAAACTATCAAAATGTCACattttatattgaattattcagCCACCGTCTAATAAAGTACAAAACAATCTTATTGTCTTTCATTTATTGAAAGAGTTTAAGATAGagtctttaaataatttattttttgaactGCTTTTTGTGCTTCAACGATGCAAAATCAACCACTGATATCAGCTCGATAAAATAGGCAACCTAAACCACTGGGGCAATATATCTGCCAAggatatttcaaataaaattgatttatttaatccCTTTCTAAGAGCCACACGTTGAATAGTTAGGGCAAGCACCTGAGCTTGGCTTCAATTGTCCTGGCTTGCGGCTTTCCTCGAGAACTGAATGGCGGCTGGCTTTGacttgaattttaatttaattgtgaGCAATTGacagaaatatacaaaaaccCAATCCAGCACCTCGACCGAGGGATATTAAGACGCTGCCAGCTGGTGTTGACATAAAAACGCAATAAAAATACTGCCACCGAAACGGAGCAGACGTAACAATACACGGCAAAGTGAAGTAGGACTCCGAAATACTCTTCTTTATTCGCTAGATAAAATTTagagaattaaataaaaaggaaatatatcttaaaatattataaatatatcccTATTTTAGGTAATCTTCCAAATACTTTAAATGTGTAGGTAAGTAATCAAATCAATAATAtcttttcttaaaaaatacaataataaaaaaaggtttaaaatcacaatttaaattcgattttatgTTCGGTGTTCGCACAGGGACCTTCCAAAAAATCACCCAAAATCAATTGAATGTGGCCAGCACCGGTTTTTCCGTAGCAATAAGGGAAATCAACGTGAAAATAGCGACAACAATGCgttttgttgccgctgcggAGCAAGTGCTTATTGGATTTCTCGTCGTGAGGAGCGGTTGACAGCGTTTGGGAGCCATTGCTGGTCCGGGAATGGGTGTGGCAACTGGCATGGCTTGTGGGTGCTGATGTGGCGGCACAGAGATTCCCATAATTACTTCGGGACAGCGTGAATCTTGTCCCAATTGCGAGggcgaatttaaattttccgcAAATAAAACGGCCGTGTGAGACAATCGCATTATTCAGCATACACAATACAATACACGTAAAATGCAATGGCCATTTTCATGCCGTTTCATTGAATGtaaggaaaaatacaaatattaaccACAAAGGCTCTGCTCCCATCTGTGGGGGTGGTtcaaagtgggcggtgggtggtgatTGGTGTGCAGTCGCCtgtatttatgcatttaaattcgtCCGCTTCTCTACACGTATGCGTGTTCATATTGAATGGATAAAAGGGATTTGCGTTTATTTCGCTCTGCGTCTGGCCTGCTGGgtctttatatttatatatataagtgtatatattcaCATACAATCTGTCTATATGGCCGATGTCTGCGGGACCATTTCGGAACAGAACGCAACACGCcggaaacatttttgttgtgccATTTGCATTGTCATACAATTTTGCTCAACACATTCGAAGTAACAACGGGCAGAGGCCcatttggttttatatttcataaacCGGCGGGGATACGAAGGTTGCTGTTTTAAGCGGCAAGTCAtaacatataaaatacaataaatatgtCATAAAATGGTGGGTTGTCCACAAAcactttatatacatatgtaacgAATACCAATATTTATGGTTACCTTTTCTAAAGCTGTATTTACACTCTATTTTTCCACTAGGAGCTTCTATTTTACTAGCTACGCCTTCTCATTTGCGAACAGTAATAAAATCTCCAATTTACGCTACCCCAGTCCATCTTGAAGTTAACTTTTTCTTAAATGAGCAGCGGAAATGATCGTTTGAGCGGTGCTAATTGAATGAAATAGTAGACTCGGCAGGGAATTAAGAAGATACTTGTAACTTCGTTGactcatttcacatttttaaatatatttggtaCCTGGTGATCAGCtacaatttatgcaaatgcaagatcatacaaatattttctacaATGGCATCGCGACGAAAGCACGTCCGAGTTTAGAATGCAATTATTAGTGCAATTGTACGTGTCTTCGGCGGTGGCAGCTCCTCAATAAGTTAAAATAAACTATGAACTaaacaaataacaattatTAGCACGTGCACGCTGAAATGAGATGGCAGCAGTGGTGCCGCAGGACTGCCTACTGCAACTTCTTGGCCTCCTTGGGCGCAATGGGCAGTCGCTCCACGGCCTCCTTGTACAGCTGGTTGAGGCCAAAGGTGGCACGCACATTGTCGCTGGAGAAGAAGAACTTCTGTAGTTTGCCCTTGGAGTCCACGCAGGGCCTGCGGTCCGTCTCCTTGCCCTGTTGGAACAGGATCACAGTGGGCAGCTGTCGAGAGAAGCTGCTGTCCGAGATTCGATACTTTTGGGCCACGTCCGGAAAGCGTCCAATGTCAATCTTGCCGAACTTCAGGTGGTCCGTGTTGTACTCAGCGGAGAGCTCGGCAAAAACGGGAGCAAAGTTCACACAGCTGGGATTCCACACAGTGTAGAAGCAGATCAGCCAGGTGGTTCGCTTGTCTCTGGCCAACTCCTCCTCGAAAACTTGTGCGTTGCGGAAGTAGGTGATGTGCTCCGGTCCGCGGTACGAGGGCTCCGGCAGCACCATGCCCACCAGGACGCAGACGAGCAGAAAGCCCAAGCCGTAGCGGAAGTCCGCATAGGCCCA
This sequence is a window from Drosophila teissieri strain GT53w chromosome 2R, Prin_Dtei_1.1, whole genome shotgun sequence. Protein-coding genes within it:
- the LOC122614739 gene encoding uncharacterized protein LOC122614739 — its product is MLLDTDLAGGVIRSPYSFDIPHAFIFNESQFVEPKFCGPYMEIVKHFAQVYHYKLLLDTLESLPKKSVVEQDIVHGKYNLSLHGVIIRPETSTDLTTDATKHSYPLELMTNCVMVPLAPELPKWMYLVWPLGRYIWSCLFLGTFYVALLLRYVHWREPGKATRSYTRNVLHAMALLMFSPNMNMSVKLKHASLRVITFYTLLYVLGFILTNYHLSHMTAFDMKPVFLRPIDTWSDLIHSRLRIVIHDSLLEELRWLPVYQALLASPSRSYAYVVTQDAWLFFNRQQRVLIQPYFHLSKVCFGGLFNALPMASNASFADSLNNLILNVFQAGLWNYWEELAFRYAKQAGYARVFLDTYPVESLNLEFFTTAWIVMTAGIPISSLVFCLELYVHRRKERLSQYDRFECCDY
- the LOC122614203 gene encoding thioredoxin-related transmembrane protein 2 homolog, producing MTWKKQLALLAKPYYWVNILLAISYLLAKKTQFICTRLFTLAGEDEACDLDSREVEILFFLLIVVMIRSRKTGSVTMINYLASSFLYTKVANAILWAYADFRYGLGFLLVCVLVGMVLPEPSYRGPEHITYFRNAQVFEEELARDKRTTWLICFYTVWNPSCVNFAPVFAELSAEYNTDHLKFGKIDIGRFPDVAQKYRISDSSFSRQLPTVILFQQGKETDRRPCVDSKGKLQKFFFSSDNVRATFGLNQLYKEAVERLPIAPKEAKKLQ